Proteins from a genomic interval of Meiothermus sp.:
- a CDS encoding type II glyceraldehyde-3-phosphate dehydrogenase: protein MAREKVRVAVNGYGVIGKRVAGAVLAQPDMELAGVADVVSDYRIKAVAEDIAVYASLPEKLPEMRAAGVPVKGNLHELLETVDVVVDCTPAGIGAKNLERYREHGVRAIFQGGEKHALTGHSFVASENYASALGRDSTRVVSCNTTATVRTLTALRNAGLLKKARGVLIRRATDPWESDHSGVMNTVVPEGRIPSHQGPDAQTVAPDLDVVTIAAKAAHTQSHSHYWIVELTRPASGEEVLEAFRANSRIAFIRMSDGIVALNSTIELMKDLGRPRGDMYEVAIWADVLKAEGNELFYTYQVDNQAVVIPETIDAIRALSGLEPDPLASIRRTDEALGVRQEFLQGPGAA from the coding sequence ATGGCGCGGGAGAAAGTGCGGGTAGCGGTAAACGGGTACGGGGTGATCGGAAAGCGGGTAGCCGGTGCGGTGCTGGCCCAGCCGGACATGGAGCTGGCGGGGGTGGCCGATGTGGTCTCGGACTACCGCATCAAGGCTGTGGCGGAGGACATCGCGGTCTACGCCTCGCTCCCCGAAAAGCTTCCCGAGATGCGGGCCGCCGGGGTTCCGGTCAAGGGCAACCTGCACGAACTGCTGGAAACGGTAGACGTGGTGGTGGACTGTACGCCCGCAGGGATCGGCGCCAAGAACCTCGAGCGCTACCGCGAGCACGGGGTCAGGGCCATCTTCCAGGGCGGGGAGAAGCACGCCCTGACCGGCCACTCCTTCGTAGCCAGCGAGAACTACGCCAGCGCCCTGGGGCGGGACAGCACCCGGGTGGTCTCCTGCAACACCACCGCCACGGTGCGAACCCTGACCGCGCTGAGGAACGCGGGGCTCCTGAAGAAGGCACGCGGGGTGCTGATCCGCCGGGCCACCGACCCCTGGGAGTCCGACCACTCCGGCGTCATGAACACCGTGGTGCCCGAGGGCAGGATTCCCAGCCATCAGGGCCCCGACGCCCAGACCGTGGCCCCGGATTTGGACGTGGTCACCATCGCCGCCAAGGCCGCCCACACCCAAAGCCACAGCCACTACTGGATCGTCGAGCTGACCCGCCCCGCCAGTGGGGAGGAGGTGCTCGAAGCCTTCCGGGCCAACTCGCGCATCGCCTTCATCCGCATGTCGGACGGCATCGTGGCCCTCAACAGCACCATAGAGCTGATGAAGGACCTGGGCCGGCCACGGGGCGACATGTACGAGGTGGCGATCTGGGCCGACGTGCTCAAGGCCGAGGGGAACGAGCTCTTCTACACCTACCAGGTGGACAACCAGGCGGTGGTGATCCCCGAGACCATCGACGCCATCCGGGCCCTCAGCGGCCTCGAGCCCGACCCCCTGGCCTCGATCCGGCGCACCGACGAGGCCCTGGGCGTGCGCCAGGAATTCCTGCAGGGGCCGGGGGCGGCATGA
- a CDS encoding prolipoprotein diacylglyceryl transferase — translation MDTAGIKLGPLFISWHGLLIVLAILVGVEVAKRLLRRWGHDPANFERTAFWAVLWGVVGARVAYVITNPDAFLASPWSVLEVWRGGLSFHGGMAGGLLAFWYYHRRHGLPFYPYLEAALPGVALGIIGGRIGNFLSAWDSAGRLTTLPIGYTFPQGSGFPGVCTSTFDLAYGACAGPVVMGPLHLTQIYGAVIGLALLVATGFWLRPGRPFGYAFWQFVLWYSLLRSVLEEPFRLNPLWLSAYQNNQLGIGFFTATQLFSVPLILLAIWMLRRLKRKPPEGTRVTAWVTSRG, via the coding sequence ATGGACACTGCGGGAATCAAACTCGGCCCTTTGTTCATAAGCTGGCACGGACTCCTCATCGTGCTGGCGATTCTCGTGGGGGTGGAGGTCGCTAAACGCCTGCTCCGGCGCTGGGGCCACGACCCGGCTAATTTCGAGCGGACAGCCTTCTGGGCGGTGCTGTGGGGGGTGGTGGGGGCCCGGGTGGCTTACGTGATCACCAACCCGGATGCCTTTCTCGCCAGCCCGTGGTCGGTGCTGGAGGTCTGGCGCGGGGGGCTTTCGTTCCACGGCGGCATGGCCGGGGGGCTACTGGCCTTCTGGTATTACCACAGGCGCCACGGCCTGCCCTTTTACCCCTACCTCGAGGCCGCCCTTCCTGGGGTGGCGCTGGGCATCATCGGCGGGCGTATCGGCAATTTCTTGAGCGCCTGGGACAGTGCCGGGCGGCTCACCACCCTGCCCATCGGCTATACCTTCCCACAGGGTTCGGGCTTCCCCGGCGTCTGTACCAGCACCTTCGACCTGGCGTACGGGGCCTGCGCGGGGCCGGTGGTGATGGGGCCGTTGCACCTGACCCAGATCTACGGCGCGGTCATCGGGCTGGCGTTGCTGGTCGCGACAGGGTTCTGGCTGCGCCCTGGGCGGCCATTCGGCTACGCCTTCTGGCAGTTCGTGCTGTGGTACAGCCTGTTGCGCTCGGTGCTCGAGGAGCCCTTCCGGCTCAACCCCCTGTGGCTGTCGGCGTACCAGAACAACCAACTGGGCATTGGCTTCTTCACCGCTACCCAGCTTTTCTCCGTACCGCTCATCCTGCTGGCAATTTGGATGCTTAGGCGGTTGAAGCGAAAGCCTCCGGAAGGCACGCGGGTCACGGCTTGGGTAACCTCCCGAGGGTGA
- the pfkA gene encoding 6-phosphofructokinase: MKRIAVLTSGGDAPGMNAAIRAVVRGGLEQGWEVFGVRQGYAGLMGGDFVSLSARDVGGIIQQGGTVLGSARAPEFKTEEGRKQALANLEARGVEALVVIGGGGSQSGAYALSRMGFPVVGVASTIDNDLYGSETTIGVDTALNIALEAIDRLKVTASSHHRAFLVEVMGRDCGYLALMAGIAGGAEVIVLPEVESDPEEVIETLKAAYRRGKAHAIAVVAEGATNNANELMLYAQENQKRIGFDLRVTILGHVQRGGMPGAFDRLLATRLGVGAVERLAGGEHGVLMGLIRGEILATPLDEAAGRKKPLDLGLLEMARVLAK; the protein is encoded by the coding sequence ATGAAGCGAATCGCGGTGCTCACCAGCGGGGGTGACGCCCCCGGCATGAACGCGGCCATCCGGGCGGTGGTGCGCGGCGGCCTGGAGCAGGGCTGGGAGGTCTTCGGAGTGCGCCAGGGCTACGCGGGCCTGATGGGTGGTGATTTTGTCTCGCTCTCGGCCCGTGACGTGGGCGGCATCATCCAGCAGGGTGGCACCGTGCTGGGCAGCGCTCGGGCTCCCGAGTTCAAGACCGAGGAGGGGCGCAAACAGGCCCTCGCCAACCTCGAGGCTCGAGGCGTCGAAGCCCTGGTGGTGATCGGCGGGGGTGGCTCCCAGAGCGGGGCCTACGCGCTCTCGAGGATGGGCTTCCCGGTGGTAGGGGTGGCCTCCACCATCGACAACGATCTCTACGGCTCGGAGACCACCATCGGGGTGGATACCGCCCTCAACATCGCCCTCGAGGCCATTGACCGCCTCAAGGTCACCGCCTCGAGCCATCACCGGGCCTTCCTGGTCGAGGTGATGGGCCGCGACTGCGGCTATCTGGCCCTGATGGCGGGCATCGCCGGCGGGGCCGAGGTGATCGTGCTCCCCGAGGTGGAGAGTGACCCTGAGGAGGTCATCGAGACTCTCAAGGCAGCCTACCGCCGGGGCAAGGCCCACGCGATCGCGGTGGTGGCCGAGGGAGCCACCAACAACGCCAATGAGTTGATGCTCTACGCCCAGGAGAATCAAAAGCGCATCGGCTTCGACCTGCGGGTCACCATCCTGGGTCACGTCCAGCGGGGCGGGATGCCCGGGGCCTTCGACCGCCTCCTGGCGACCCGTTTGGGAGTGGGGGCGGTAGAACGGCTGGCGGGCGGTGAACATGGCGTGCTGATGGGCCTCATCCGGGGCGAGATCCTCGCCACGCCCCTGGACGAGGCGGCGGGGCGGAAGAAGCCCCTGGATTTGGGTTTGCTCGAGATGGCCCGGGTGCTGGCCAAGTAA
- a CDS encoding patatin-like phospholipase family protein: MQQSRTHLPFALVLSGGGARGLAHAGVIHALEHYGYYPSAIVGVSMGAIVGVTYGLNPDWYGALLHMDTTDFPEPPAPRSAALRERLRLLPTYFQAAWSLLVGWGMGQRALPYGRALLRQLTLGRELEESRIPVAAVASDLITAERVVLREGLAADALYASAALAGILPPLERDGKLLADGAYADIAPIDVARELMRGSGSLLVIAVNPHGSRSGRSPRNGLQTLMRALEVCHHQHAHVRFAEADLVLEPRFPFPIDTLDFTHKAVCVAAGIRAVRTALPRLHELLGADAVST; this comes from the coding sequence ATGCAACAGTCTCGTACTCACCTTCCCTTCGCCCTGGTGCTTTCCGGTGGCGGAGCAAGGGGGCTGGCTCATGCTGGGGTGATCCACGCCCTCGAGCACTATGGCTACTACCCCAGCGCCATCGTGGGGGTCTCGATGGGGGCCATCGTCGGGGTTACCTATGGCCTCAACCCGGACTGGTACGGGGCGCTGTTGCACATGGACACCACCGACTTCCCCGAACCACCTGCTCCACGGAGTGCCGCCTTGCGCGAACGGCTACGCCTACTACCCACCTATTTCCAGGCTGCCTGGAGCTTGCTGGTGGGCTGGGGCATGGGGCAGAGGGCCTTGCCCTATGGTCGGGCGCTGCTGCGGCAACTCACCCTGGGACGCGAACTCGAGGAGTCCCGTATCCCGGTAGCCGCCGTCGCCAGCGACCTGATCACGGCGGAGCGGGTAGTGCTGCGCGAGGGCCTGGCGGCCGATGCCCTCTATGCCAGTGCCGCCCTGGCCGGAATCCTGCCGCCCCTGGAGCGGGATGGGAAACTCCTGGCCGATGGAGCCTATGCCGATATCGCCCCCATTGACGTGGCTCGTGAGTTGATGCGGGGTTCAGGGTCTTTGCTGGTCATCGCGGTCAATCCCCACGGGTCCCGAAGCGGGCGGTCCCCGCGCAATGGCCTACAAACCCTGATGCGGGCGCTGGAGGTCTGTCACCACCAGCACGCGCATGTGCGTTTTGCCGAGGCCGACCTGGTGCTGGAACCCCGTTTTCCCTTCCCGATCGATACCCTTGACTTCACTCACAAGGCGGTCTGCGTCGCAGCAGGTATCCGGGCGGTGCGAACGGCGCTGCCCCGCCTGCACGAGCTGCTCGGAGCCGATGCCGTGTCGACCTGA
- a CDS encoding heavy metal translocating P-type ATPase: MKELQIGVQGMTCAACAGRVERGLKKVEGVEAASVNLATENASVAYDPATTTPQALVEKIKEVGYTPVVAEAELGVTGMTCAACVGRVERALKKLDGVLSSSVNLATERATVRYLPASTGVAQLKRAVREAGYGVLEASAGQDRADVERQAREKEIAHLRGMTLLAAAFAVPLTLIAMVGMVWMPAHMFLTSLAPMEAWNWVMLALTVPVYFVAGARFLRLGWKALRSLSPDMNSLVMIGTGAAFWYSTAVTVLMSLAPGLLPEQARHVYFEAAGVVITLILLGKYLEAIAKGRTSQAMKKLLGLQAKTARVIRAGGELEVAVDEVLPGDVVAVRPGEKVPVDGVVISGQSYVDESMITGEPVPVAKGEGAKVVGGTINQNGAFTFRATAVGADTVLAQIIKLVETAQGSKPPIQGLADRVVAVFTPVVLGIAALTAVVWLLFGGEAAVSYALVNTVAVLIIACPCAMGLATPTSIMVGTGKAAEMGVLFRKGEALQTLQEAQVIALDKTGTLTKGKPELTDLRVPGGFDEAEVLRLVASLEQKSEHPIARAVVKEARARGLELLEPQDFEALPGFGVSGQVGIYRVDVGADRYMAQLGVDVSPFAAEAQRLADEGKTPLYAAVGGKLAAVVAVSDPVKEGTPEAIAALHRQGFKVAMITGDNRRTARSIARQLGIDEVLAEVLPEGKADAVKQLQGKGYRVAFVGDGINDAPALAQADVGLAIGTGTDVAIETADVILMSGDLRGVPNAIALSRATLKNIKLNLFWAFAYNVVLIPVAAGVLYPLGGWLLSPVLAGAAMGLSSVFVLSNALRLRGFQPPLKAENPLPQPSPQAVPA; this comes from the coding sequence GTGAAAGAACTGCAAATCGGCGTCCAGGGCATGACCTGCGCGGCCTGCGCGGGCCGGGTCGAGCGCGGGCTCAAGAAGGTCGAGGGGGTCGAGGCGGCCTCGGTCAACCTGGCGACCGAAAACGCCAGCGTCGCCTACGACCCCGCCACGACCACACCCCAGGCCCTGGTCGAGAAGATCAAGGAGGTGGGCTATACCCCGGTGGTGGCCGAGGCCGAGCTGGGCGTCACGGGCATGACCTGCGCGGCCTGCGTGGGGCGGGTCGAGCGCGCCCTGAAGAAGCTCGACGGGGTGCTCAGCTCAAGCGTTAACCTCGCCACCGAGCGGGCCACGGTGCGCTACCTCCCCGCCTCGACCGGCGTCGCCCAGCTCAAGCGGGCCGTGCGCGAGGCCGGGTACGGGGTGCTCGAGGCCAGTGCCGGGCAGGACCGGGCCGACGTAGAGCGCCAGGCGCGGGAGAAGGAGATCGCCCACCTGCGCGGCATGACCCTGCTGGCCGCGGCCTTCGCGGTCCCCCTCACCCTGATCGCGATGGTGGGGATGGTGTGGATGCCGGCGCACATGTTCCTCACTTCCCTCGCCCCGATGGAGGCGTGGAACTGGGTGATGCTCGCCCTCACCGTGCCCGTCTACTTCGTGGCCGGGGCACGTTTCCTCCGGCTGGGCTGGAAGGCCCTGCGCTCCCTCTCCCCGGACATGAACAGCCTGGTGATGATCGGCACGGGGGCGGCCTTCTGGTACAGCACCGCCGTCACCGTGTTGATGAGCCTGGCCCCCGGCCTGCTGCCCGAGCAGGCCCGCCACGTCTACTTCGAGGCGGCGGGGGTGGTGATCACGCTGATCCTGCTGGGCAAGTACCTCGAGGCCATCGCCAAGGGCCGCACCAGCCAGGCCATGAAGAAGCTGCTGGGCCTGCAGGCCAAGACCGCGCGGGTGATCCGGGCCGGGGGGGAGCTGGAAGTCGCGGTGGACGAGGTGCTGCCCGGCGACGTGGTCGCGGTGCGCCCGGGGGAGAAGGTCCCGGTGGACGGGGTGGTGATCTCGGGCCAGAGCTACGTCGACGAGTCGATGATCACCGGCGAGCCCGTCCCCGTCGCCAAGGGCGAGGGCGCGAAGGTGGTGGGCGGGACCATCAACCAGAACGGCGCCTTCACCTTCCGGGCCACCGCCGTGGGCGCGGACACCGTGCTGGCCCAGATCATCAAACTGGTCGAGACGGCCCAGGGCTCCAAGCCGCCCATCCAGGGCCTGGCCGACCGGGTGGTAGCGGTGTTCACCCCCGTCGTGCTGGGGATCGCCGCGCTCACGGCCGTCGTCTGGCTGCTCTTCGGGGGTGAGGCCGCCGTCAGCTACGCCCTGGTCAACACCGTCGCGGTGCTGATCATCGCCTGCCCCTGCGCGATGGGCCTGGCGACCCCCACCAGCATCATGGTGGGCACCGGCAAAGCCGCCGAGATGGGCGTGCTCTTCCGCAAGGGTGAAGCCTTGCAGACCCTGCAGGAAGCCCAGGTGATCGCCCTCGACAAGACCGGCACCCTCACCAAGGGCAAGCCCGAGCTCACCGACCTGCGGGTACCCGGGGGCTTCGACGAGGCCGAGGTGCTGCGCCTGGTGGCCTCGCTCGAGCAGAAGTCCGAGCACCCCATCGCCCGGGCCGTCGTGAAGGAGGCGCGGGCTCGGGGGCTGGAGCTGCTCGAGCCCCAGGACTTCGAGGCCCTCCCCGGCTTCGGGGTGAGCGGGCAGGTGGGGATCTACCGCGTGGACGTGGGGGCGGACCGGTACATGGCCCAACTGGGCGTCGACGTGAGCCCCTTCGCCGCCGAGGCCCAGCGCCTGGCCGACGAGGGCAAGACCCCCCTCTACGCGGCCGTGGGCGGCAAGCTGGCCGCCGTCGTCGCGGTCTCCGACCCGGTCAAGGAGGGGACCCCCGAGGCCATCGCCGCCCTGCACCGCCAGGGCTTCAAGGTGGCGATGATCACCGGCGACAACCGGCGCACCGCCCGCTCAATCGCCCGGCAGCTCGGCATCGACGAGGTGCTGGCCGAGGTCCTGCCCGAGGGCAAGGCCGACGCGGTGAAGCAGCTCCAGGGCAAGGGCTACCGCGTCGCCTTCGTGGGCGACGGCATCAACGACGCCCCGGCCCTGGCCCAGGCCGACGTGGGCCTCGCCATCGGCACCGGCACCGACGTCGCCATCGAGACCGCCGACGTGATCCTGATGTCGGGCGACCTGCGCGGGGTGCCCAACGCCATCGCCCTCTCGAGGGCCACCCTCAAGAACATCAAGCTCAACCTCTTCTGGGCCTTCGCCTACAACGTCGTGCTGATCCCGGTGGCCGCGGGCGTGCTCTACCCCCTGGGCGGCTGGCTGCTCTCGCCGGTGCTGGCCGGTGCCGCGATGGGCCTCTCCTCGGTCTTCGTCCTCTCCAACGCCCTGCGCCTGCGCGGCTTCCAGCCCCCGCTGAAGGCCGAGAACCCGCTGCCTCAGCCCAGCCCCCAGGCTGTCCCTGCTTAG
- a CDS encoding heavy-metal-associated domain-containing protein, whose amino-acid sequence MTELKVEGMSCGHCKISVEKALKSVPGVQKVEVFLDQGRAVVEGDAPVDRLIEAVQEEGYSAQVAR is encoded by the coding sequence ATGACCGAACTTAAAGTCGAAGGCATGAGCTGCGGCCACTGCAAGATCTCCGTCGAGAAGGCGCTGAAGAGTGTCCCGGGCGTACAGAAGGTGGAGGTTTTCCTGGACCAGGGGCGCGCGGTGGTCGAGGGCGACGCCCCGGTGGACCGGTTGATCGAGGCCGTACAGGAAGAAGGTTACAGCGCCCAGGTGGCGCGGTAG
- a CDS encoding DMT family transporter, whose amino-acid sequence MLATAFCFVLIKAGLAYAPPFLFAALRLGLAGLALVMLLPLLGQPLLPARRDWAWLLLLALASAAFAYGAMFSSPGLAGAGLAAVLGNVQPLIVAGLASFLLKERFTPAKRWALVLGFVGVSGMALPALAAPGGLGLPGAGLALASSLGFAVGSVVIKRLEPPHLFTLIAWQLLLGSLPLFAGWLLWEGGAAPRSSLEFVGLLLVLALAGTAFVTAGWYWLLQGSDLGRLSQVFFLVPAVGLGLAVVLYGERVTLVQGLGLVLIAGGLRVQALEPRPMDRIPRGDP is encoded by the coding sequence TTGCTGGCGACGGCGTTTTGCTTCGTGCTGATCAAGGCTGGCCTGGCCTATGCCCCGCCCTTCTTGTTCGCGGCCTTGCGCCTGGGGTTGGCTGGCCTGGCACTGGTGATGCTGCTGCCGCTCCTGGGCCAGCCCCTGCTGCCCGCGCGACGGGATTGGGCATGGCTGTTGTTGCTGGCCCTGGCTTCGGCGGCTTTCGCTTACGGGGCGATGTTCTCCAGCCCGGGTCTAGCAGGGGCTGGCCTGGCGGCGGTGCTGGGCAACGTCCAGCCGCTGATCGTGGCTGGGCTGGCCAGTTTCCTGCTCAAGGAGCGTTTCACCCCGGCCAAGAGGTGGGCCCTGGTCCTGGGGTTTGTGGGGGTCAGCGGAATGGCCCTGCCCGCCCTCGCTGCGCCCGGCGGCCTGGGGCTGCCCGGGGCAGGGTTGGCCCTGGCTTCCTCGCTGGGCTTCGCGGTGGGCAGCGTGGTGATCAAACGCCTCGAGCCCCCCCACCTCTTCACCCTCATCGCCTGGCAACTTCTGCTGGGCAGCCTGCCGCTGTTTGCGGGCTGGCTGCTGTGGGAGGGTGGGGCAGCCCCGCGCTCGAGCCTGGAGTTTGTCGGGCTGTTGCTGGTGCTGGCCCTGGCGGGCACGGCTTTTGTCACCGCGGGGTGGTACTGGTTGCTGCAGGGCAGCGACCTCGGGCGGCTCTCGCAGGTGTTTTTCCTGGTGCCCGCCGTGGGCTTGGGTTTGGCCGTCGTGTTGTACGGCGAGCGGGTGACCCTGGTGCAGGGGTTGGGGCTGGTCTTGATCGCGGGCGGGCTGAGGGTGCAGGCCCTCGAGCCCCGCCCGATGGACCGAATTCCGAGAGGAGACCCATGA
- a CDS encoding AarF/UbiB family protein, whose product MPCRPDLTILSRVALLHRCRQIAAALARHGLGYLAMELGLGHYLPFNRGLFGHRRRLESYTRADRLRMASEDLGPTPVKLGQVLSTRPDLVPPDWSEELAKLQERVPPVPWPRVWLRLGRELGRPPEEVFAHLELEPLAAASVGQVHWGVHRGSKRWPLGFWCKRTVVFLSPV is encoded by the coding sequence ATGCCGTGTCGACCTGATCTCACGATCCTCTCCCGTGTCGCTCTCCTGCACCGCTGCCGCCAGATCGCTGCCGCGCTGGCCCGCCACGGACTGGGCTATCTGGCGATGGAACTGGGTCTGGGGCACTATCTGCCCTTCAATCGAGGCCTTTTCGGCCATCGCAGGAGGCTCGAGTCTTACACCCGCGCCGACCGCCTGCGCATGGCGTCGGAAGACCTCGGCCCCACCCCCGTCAAACTGGGGCAGGTGCTCTCCACCCGGCCCGATCTAGTGCCCCCGGACTGGTCGGAGGAACTGGCCAAGTTGCAGGAGCGGGTGCCGCCCGTACCCTGGCCGCGGGTCTGGCTCAGGCTCGGGCGCGAGCTGGGCCGCCCCCCTGAGGAGGTCTTCGCCCACCTCGAGCTCGAACCACTGGCCGCAGCCTCCGTCGGGCAGGTGCACTGGGGCGTGCACCGGGGTTCGAAAAGATGGCCTCTCGGGTTTTGGTGCAAAAGGACGGTCGTCTTTCTGAGTCCCGTATAA
- a CDS encoding YHS domain-containing protein: MEKVTDPVCGMQIDPEKAAGRSEYQGQTYYFCSEGCKKSFDADPKKYVKPGDSHHGHP; this comes from the coding sequence ATGGAAAAAGTCACCGATCCTGTGTGCGGGATGCAGATCGACCCCGAAAAAGCCGCTGGTCGATCGGAGTACCAGGGCCAGACCTACTACTTCTGTAGCGAAGGCTGCAAGAAAAGCTTTGATGCCGACCCCAAGAAGTACGTCAAGCCCGGCGATAGCCACCACGGCCACCCCTAG
- a CDS encoding metal-sensitive transcriptional regulator yields MSLVQEHTLHLEPRVREDARRRLLSVKGHVEGILKMLEGEPYCVDVLKQIKAVQGALDKVGDTVLQSHLRHHVVSAAQRGDADTLVEELMEVLKYR; encoded by the coding sequence ATGAGCCTGGTTCAAGAACATACCCTCCATCTCGAGCCCCGCGTCCGTGAGGACGCCCGGCGGCGGCTGCTGTCGGTCAAGGGTCACGTCGAGGGCATCCTCAAGATGCTCGAGGGTGAACCCTACTGCGTGGACGTGCTCAAGCAGATCAAGGCCGTGCAGGGCGCCTTGGACAAGGTGGGCGACACGGTGCTGCAAAGCCACCTGAGGCACCACGTGGTCAGCGCGGCCCAGCGCGGCGACGCCGATACGCTGGTAGAAGAACTGATGGAAGTGCTGAAGTACCGTTAG
- the lnt gene encoding apolipoprotein N-acyltransferase has product MGWALATAAGVGLAFALPPFQLGFLAPVPLAVLLRAGGFREGFFAGLGFWALHLVWLPQSFAQLFGTPLGAVPFVPLIVLKALSWGVLFGLTRGRPVARLGGWVVLEYLTSLGPLAFPWGFVGYALVEAPGRVLAGLGGVYLLSLVVLGFAVALGRQRYWLLAGWALLWVLPLPPADPDRYALIVQGAVPPLDKLRGTASEGRYLELTRQGLAKYPRTDLVVWPETAVRQIPPEAEAVLGGRELVSGIPAWDEGYRNRVVLVKDGVAVASYDKSRLVPFGEFFPWRGVLGGVYGFFFQALGLGNLTDTRPGDAGRPAVDYGAYICYESVFPEVARAQARGGARLLVNVSNDAWFGPSFGALQHFQMGRLRAVETGRWLLRAGNDGVSASIDPSGRVVASIPRSQPGFLQAPYRQQDYATPYSRFGDWAVAVAALLFLAGSRRTTLTFRKSPGSFTQA; this is encoded by the coding sequence ATGGGGTGGGCGCTTGCCACGGCAGCCGGGGTGGGTCTGGCTTTCGCGCTCCCCCCGTTTCAGCTCGGCTTCCTGGCCCCGGTTCCCCTCGCAGTGCTGCTGCGAGCCGGGGGCTTCAGGGAAGGCTTCTTCGCTGGGTTGGGGTTTTGGGCCTTACACCTGGTGTGGCTCCCTCAAAGCTTCGCCCAGCTCTTCGGCACCCCTCTGGGGGCCGTGCCGTTCGTGCCCCTGATCGTGCTCAAGGCACTGAGCTGGGGGGTTCTGTTCGGGCTGACCCGGGGCCGCCCGGTGGCCCGGCTAGGGGGCTGGGTGGTGCTGGAGTACCTCACCAGCCTCGGGCCCCTGGCCTTCCCCTGGGGCTTCGTCGGCTACGCGCTCGTGGAGGCGCCGGGGCGGGTACTGGCCGGCCTGGGCGGGGTCTACCTGCTCTCGTTGGTGGTCCTGGGGTTCGCGGTCGCCCTCGGGCGGCAGCGGTACTGGCTTTTGGCAGGGTGGGCTTTGCTGTGGGTGTTGCCCTTGCCGCCAGCCGACCCCGACCGGTACGCGCTGATCGTGCAGGGGGCTGTTCCTCCCCTCGACAAGCTCAGGGGGACCGCGTCTGAGGGGCGCTACCTCGAGCTGACCCGTCAGGGGCTCGCGAAGTACCCCCGGACCGATCTGGTGGTCTGGCCCGAGACGGCCGTGCGGCAGATCCCCCCGGAGGCGGAGGCGGTGCTGGGCGGGCGCGAGCTGGTGAGCGGCATCCCGGCCTGGGATGAAGGCTACCGTAACCGGGTCGTCCTGGTGAAAGACGGGGTGGCCGTCGCCAGCTACGATAAGAGCCGCCTGGTCCCCTTCGGGGAGTTCTTCCCCTGGCGCGGCGTGCTGGGAGGGGTGTACGGCTTCTTTTTCCAGGCCCTGGGCCTGGGCAATCTGACCGACACCCGGCCGGGCGACGCCGGTCGACCTGCTGTGGACTACGGCGCCTACATCTGCTACGAGTCGGTGTTCCCGGAGGTGGCCCGCGCCCAGGCGCGAGGCGGCGCCCGGCTGCTCGTCAACGTCTCCAACGACGCCTGGTTCGGTCCTAGCTTCGGTGCCCTTCAACACTTCCAGATGGGCCGGCTGCGGGCCGTCGAGACCGGGCGGTGGCTGCTGCGGGCCGGGAACGACGGGGTGAGCGCTTCTATCGACCCCTCCGGCCGGGTGGTGGCGAGCATCCCCCGTTCACAGCCGGGGTTCCTCCAAGCGCCCTACCGCCAACAGGACTACGCCACGCCCTACAGTCGCTTCGGGGACTGGGCGGTGGCGGTGGCAGCGCTGCTCTTCCTGGCGGGATCGCGCCGGACCACCCTGACGTTCCGGAAGAGCCCGGGGTCTTTTACGCAGGCTTAA
- a CDS encoding glutaredoxin family protein: MLILYSTPWCGDCKALKQALATFNLPYREINIDQHPEAEQEVLTLNNGRRSVPTLVYAGQAASFSGFSVARLRAWLQAVGIQP; encoded by the coding sequence GTGCTGATCCTCTACTCGACCCCGTGGTGCGGGGACTGCAAAGCCCTCAAACAGGCGCTGGCTACCTTCAACCTTCCCTACCGAGAGATCAACATCGACCAGCACCCTGAAGCCGAGCAGGAGGTATTGACCCTCAACAACGGGCGTCGCAGCGTGCCCACTTTGGTGTATGCCGGACAGGCGGCTTCGTTCAGCGGTTTCTCCGTGGCCAGGCTCAGGGCCTGGCTCCAGGCGGTCGGGATCCAGCCTTAA